In the Flavobacteriales bacterium genome, GCCTGGAGGCTATCTGTCAATACATCGCGCAAGAGTGGCCGACATGGAAGTGAGCCTGTGGCGTATTCTGATTCTGGTATGCATACTTGCGGCCTGTGCACAACAACGCACCCCCACCGGTGGACCGAGGGATACCGAAGCTCCTCGCATAGTGAGTGCCGAGCCTCTGCCCATGTCCACGTATTTCGATGCTCAGAGTATTGAGATCGTGTTCGATGAATTTGTTCGATTGGAGAATGTACGTGAGCAGGTTCTGATCTCACCACCCCTGGAGGACAATCCGGATATCCAACTCAAAGGCGGTAGGCGACTGATCATCGACCTAGGCGATCAGGAATTGGCAGAGAACACCACCTATACGATCAATCTGGGTAGCGCGGTGGTCGATAATAATGAGGGCAATGTGCTGGAGAGTAATGTCTACCTTTTCTCTACCGGGGCAGTGATCGATTCGCTCGAGATGAGAGGTAGGATACTCACCGCAGCATATAATCGACCCTGTGGGGATTGTCTGGCCTTGATCTATCCCGATGTAGCGGACTCCATGATATTAGGAGGCAGACCGCTCTATGTGGCACGCACAGATGGTGAAGGGAATTTCTATCTATCCAATCTCGCCATGGGAGACTATCAACTCATGGGATTGCGTGATATCAATGGCGACCTTGGTATCGGTGAGACAGAACCGATCGCATTTACTGATTCCACACTCCGACCTCTAGAGCGCGATACGATAGGCTACACCTTACGCTTGTCCAGAGCCTTTCAAGACGATCCGGCATTGAATTCGGCCGATTGGGGGCTGGATGGGTCCTATCTCGAATTGACATTCAGAGGAACGGATTCCATTCCAGAATTTGCAGGAAGTGCTCATGATCGGCTGTCATTCATACAGTCCTTCACTCAGCAAGGGGATTCGCTCAGACTTTGGTTCGCACCACCTGTGATCGCTGAGGATGAACTGATCATCAGCTATGCTCAACTGCAGGACACTTTGTCCCCAGGTCGAGTGACCGAGCGTGCCGAGCAAAGTGTACTCATGGTGGCTACGCTCGATGATGAGCAAAGTCCGGCCGAACTTCAATTCAGTAGCCCCATAGCGCGGCTGGATACCAATGGAATCGAGTTGACCCGGGACTCGATATCAGAGCCTTTCCAGATCCAAGCTGAATTTCCAGCCTTGGCCATTTCACTGAGTGCAGATTGGAGCATTGGCAACTATACCTTGACCCTTGACCCCGGGACAGTGGAAGACATCTACGGTGCGTCCAATGATACTCTGGTCACAGTGCTTCGATTACCGAGCCCGGAGTCCTTTGGTATCCTAAGACTGGATATCGACTTACCCTATAACGGTGATTTCGTATGTCAACTATTGGATAAGAATGATCAAGTCATACGCAGCGTCTCCTTCGATGATGACGGAACTTGGGAGGTAGAGTACTTGAACCCCGATAGCTACACACTACGTGTCTATGAAGACACGAATGGGGATGACAGCTGGACGCCCGCTTCTTTTGTCGATAGACGTCAACCGGAACCGGTCTTCATGCTCAGCGAAGCCATTGTGATCCGAGCCAATTGGGAGGTGGAACAAGAGGTGAAAGTGGACTTCAGACCTTGAGTTCGAACTGATCGGCATCCATCCCAGTAGGGAACTTCTCTCGGAATCTGAGCAGAGCTTCCCGATCCAGATCGGCTTGGAGTATGCACATATCCTCTTGCCCTTGGGCCAAATGTTTCCCTAAGTAATCATATATCACAGAGCCGCCCGCATACTCCAGTCCATTGGCATCCGATCCGATCCGATTGACACCAGCACTATACGCGAGGTTCTCCATGGCCCGGGCCTGCAAAAGGCCTCTCCAAGCATTGTGCCTCGGCCGAGGCCAATTGGCCACATAGATGATCAGATCGTATTCATAGTCTCCTCCATGATACCGATTGCGTGAGAAGACCGGGAAACGCAGGTCATAGCATACCTGCAACATGATTCGCCAATCCTTCCACTTGACAATCACCCGATCCCTGCCGGGACTGAAATGATCATGCTCGCCTGCCATGCGGAACAGATGACGTTTGTCATAGTGAGTGACATCACCCTCGGGAGTGACCCAGAGGAATCGGTTGTAGTACC is a window encoding:
- a CDS encoding Ig-like domain-containing protein, with translation MADMEVSLWRILILVCILAACAQQRTPTGGPRDTEAPRIVSAEPLPMSTYFDAQSIEIVFDEFVRLENVREQVLISPPLEDNPDIQLKGGRRLIIDLGDQELAENTTYTINLGSAVVDNNEGNVLESNVYLFSTGAVIDSLEMRGRILTAAYNRPCGDCLALIYPDVADSMILGGRPLYVARTDGEGNFYLSNLAMGDYQLMGLRDINGDLGIGETEPIAFTDSTLRPLERDTIGYTLRLSRAFQDDPALNSADWGLDGSYLELTFRGTDSIPEFAGSAHDRLSFIQSFTQQGDSLRLWFAPPVIAEDELIISYAQLQDTLSPGRVTERAEQSVLMVATLDDEQSPAELQFSSPIARLDTNGIELTRDSISEPFQIQAEFPALAISLSADWSIGNYTLTLDPGTVEDIYGASNDTLVTVLRLPSPESFGILRLDIDLPYNGDFVCQLLDKNDQVIRSVSFDDDGTWEVEYLNPDSYTLRVYEDTNGDDSWTPASFVDRRQPEPVFMLSEAIVIRANWEVEQEVKVDFRP
- a CDS encoding amidohydrolase codes for the protein MNITLIQAELYWEDRASNLKMLDSQLEQLKRTDIVVLPEMFTTAFSTQSKDLAEKMDGHTVAWMKAHASHLQAVLAGSVIIEEEGRYYNRFLWVTPEGDVTHYDKRHLFRMAGEHDHFSPGRDRVIVKWKDWRIMLQVCYDLRFPVFSRNRYHGGDYEYDLIIYVANWPRPRHNAWRGLLQARAMENLAYSAGVNRIGSDANGLEYAGGSVIYDYLGKHLAQGQEDMCILQADLDREALLRFREKFPTGMDADQFELKV